In the Theobroma cacao cultivar B97-61/B2 chromosome 1, Criollo_cocoa_genome_V2, whole genome shotgun sequence genome, one interval contains:
- the LOC18614475 gene encoding serine/threonine-protein kinase D6PK, protein MERVPDSKMLPRKLPSVSSVSNARMVFGREAGLVPNLHAVLVREEVGRSNVGNSQDSETAAPVRTWKGKDSLLEQEEIMPDVIIFKGSRDSLEEGGPSAFSGASHPPEPVDTDLMRMYVPIGQKKSDPGCLMKSMSVKGPFLEDLSIRVPPKKPSPAVLSPAESLVEEPNDLGALSSPFSVPRASQNTDNSLLPPDSDEKECVWDASLPPSGNVSPHSSIDSTGVVTAMSIVNSCASTYRSDAVTSDGMLSMERNCESTKGSVRADSLESAKTSVSRASDSSGLSDDSNWSNITGSANKPHKGNDPRWKAILAIRARDGILGVSRFRLLKRLGCGDIGSVYLSELSGTRCYFAMKVMDKASLASRKKLTRAQTEREILQLLDHPFLPTLYTHFETDRFSCLVMEYCPGGDLHTLRQRQPGKHFSEYAARFYAAEVLLALEYLHMLGVVYRDLKPENVLVRDDGHIMLSDFDLSLRCAVSPTLIKTSASDSDPSKRGAGGAFCVQPACIEPTSDCIQPACFIPRIFPQKNKKKTRKPRVEFGLPSSTLPELVAEPTAARSMSFVGTHEYLAPEIIKGEGHGSAVDWWTFGIFLHELLYGKTPFKGSGNRATLFNVVGQQLRFSDSPATSYASRDLIRGLLVKEPQHRLGVKRGATEIKQHPFFEGVNWALIRCSTPPEVPRPMESELPGMPGKFGPVEPLGVGSSSKRMVGGTDMKSGGKYLDFEFF, encoded by the exons ATGGAAAGGGTCCCAGATTCAAAGATGCTGCCTAGGAAATTGCCTTCTGTGAGTTCAGTGTCGAATGCGCGTATGGTCTTTGGGAGAGAAGCAGGTCTTGTGCCGAATTTGCATGCTGTATTGGTTAGAGAAGAAGTGGGTCGATCTAATGTGGGAAATTCCCAAGATTCAGAGACAGCTGCACCTGTACGGACATGGAAAGGGAAAGACTCTTTGCTTGAACAGGAAGAAATCATGCCTGATGTTATTATATTCAAGGGCAGCCGTGACTCATTGGAGGAAGGAGGACCTAGTGCTTTTTCTGGAGCTAGTCACCCTCCAGAACCTGTTGACACGGATCTAATGAGAATGTATGTACCAATCGGTCAGAAGAAGTCCGATCCTGGGTGTTTGATGAAGAGCATGTCAGTGAAGGGTCCTTTTCTAGAAGATCTTTCAATTAGGGTTCCTCCTAAAAAACCAAGTCCTGCTGTTCTTTCACCAGCAGAAAGTCTGGTTGAAGAACCCAATGATTTAGGTGCATTATCTTCTCCATTTTCAGTTCCACGTGCATCACAAAATACAGATAACTCTCTCCTTCCTCCAGATTCAGACGAAAAGGAATGTGTTTGGGATGCTTCTTTGCCTCCAAGTGGTAATGTAAGTCCACATAGCAGCATTGACAGTACAGGGGTTGTCACCGCAATGAGCATTGTCAATAGCTGTGCCAGTACATATAGGAGTGATGCAGTTACAAGTGATGGCATGCTTAGCATGGAGAGGAACTGCGAGAGTACAAAGGGAAGTGTCAGAGCAGATTCACTTGAGAGTGCAAAGACTAGTGTTAGCCGAGCAAGTGATAGCAGTGGCCTTAGTGATGACAGTAACTGGAGCAACATTACTGGGAGTGCTAATAAACCTCATAAAGGAAATGACCCGAGGTGGAAGGCCATCCTTGCTATCCGAGCTCGAGATGGGATTTTGGGTGTGAGTCGTTTTAGATTGCTTAAACGACTTGGTTGTGGTGACATTGGCAGTGTATATCTCTCAGAGCTGAGTGGTACTCGTTGTTATTTTGCAATGAAAGTAATGGACAAGGCATCCCTTGCAAGTCGTAAGAAGTTGACTAGGGCTCAGACAGAAAGGGAGATTCTGCAGCTGCTGGACCATCCATTTCTGCCTACTCTGTATACACATTTTGAAACAGACAGATTCTCATGTCTAGTTATGGAATACTGTCCTGGGGGTGATCTACACACTTTGAGGCAACGGCAGCCCGGAAAGCATTTCTCTGAATATGCTGCAAG ATTTTATGCTGCAGAGGTTCTATTAGCGCTTGAGTATCTCCACATGCTTGGTGTTGTCTATAGGGACTTGAAACCAGAAAATGTTCTAGTTCGTGATGATGGCCACATAATGCTCTCCGACTTTGATCTTTCCTTAAGATGTGCAGTTTCTCCTACACTGATTAAGACCTCAGCATCTGATTCTGATCCTTCAAAACGTGGAGCTGGTGGTGCATTTTGTGTTCAACCTGCCTGTATTGAGCCTACATCAGATTGCATCCAGCCTGCCTGCTTTATTCCACGGATATTCCCtcaaaagaacaagaagaaaaccCGAAAGCCTCGAGTTGAGTTTGGTTTGCCTTCTAGTACCCTTCCTGAGCTTGTTGCAGAGCCGACTGCAGCCCGGTCTATGTCCTTTGTTGGAACCCATGAATACCTAGCCCCTGAAATAATCAAAGGAGAAGGCCATGGAAGTGCTGTTGATTGGTGGACCTTTGGAATTTTCTTGCATGAACTGCTGTATGGTAAAACCCCCTTTAAAGGCTCAGGAAACCGTGCTACGCTGTTCAATGTTGTGGGGCAACAGCTGAGATTCTCAGATTCACCAGCAACCAGTTACGCTAGCCGTGATTTAATCCGGGGCTTGCTGGTGAAGGAGCCGCAACACCGGCTAGGTGTGAAGAGGGGAGCAACTGAGATCAAGCAGCATCCTTTCTTTGAAGGTGTGAATTGGGCTCTAATTCGATGCAGCACCCCACCTGAGGTGCCAAGACCCATGGAGAGTGAGTTGCCAGGGATGCCTGGGAAATTTGGGCCAGTGGAGCCACTTGGGGTTGGTAGCAGCAGCAAAAGGATGGTAGGGGGAACAGATATGAAATCGGGGGGTAAATATCTGGACTTTGAGttcttttag
- the LOC18614476 gene encoding protein VASCULAR ASSOCIATED DEATH 1, chloroplastic isoform X1, with product MAVASAAAERIDLPRPPMDPSLSKLASDVVSESSTSPNASSPAGTPDRNDPSSSSPNLNYRDVETQSAAALRSEEYRQLFRLPAEEFLVQDFNCAYQESILLQGHMYLFVRYLCFYSNIFGFETKKIIPFNEITSVKRAKTAGIFPNAIEIFAGGRKYFFASFLSRDEAFKLINDGWVQHGNGAKEIREQQEPMSESSSQENGFVAIEKVNSSKNLINDMESIDRDEDVPTSSDSKLPSNSENDAEAGPESVIITRSSASADTCSWKPENCDAPKVPEDFTKVAETKFPIKVEEFFKLYFSDNAVNFIESFHRRCGDKEFRCSSWCPHDKFGHVRDVSFQHPIKIYFGAKFGSCQETQKFRVYRNSHLVMETSQEINDVPYGDYFHVEGLWDVERDIDGPQEGCILRVYVNVAFSKRTVWKAYGTGKIVQSTVEECREAYATWIDMAHELFKESLDKQGGVDSSRSSAENGELQIEREVATKEPSERSHNLSDTVRTLRMSDSLDVNQRIGTLLQGSLSSASSIASLLREFVRKSYSYLTSQGHISLVLAVAFAVIFLMQVSILVLLSRPQHIHVSYPAESTGGMGGGAGERPTEAVAWLEKRMHHLKEEMVMVEARLERMWHEHAALKAQLKELGYPKKHR from the exons ATGGCAGTGGCGTCTGCTGCCGCCGAGAGGATCGATCTGCCGAGGCCACCCATGGATCCTTCTCTTTCGAAATTAGCTTCCGACGTCGTTTCCGAATCTTCAACTTCGCCTAACGCTTCGTCTCCCGCCGGCACGCCCGATCGCAACGACCCTTCCAGTTCTTCGCCTAACCTTAATTACAGAGATGTTGAAACTCAG TCTGCAGCAGCATTAAGGAGTGAAGAATACCGCCAACTGTTTAGGCTTCCAGCGGAAGAG TTCCTTGTTCAAGATTTTAATTGTGCATACCAAGAGAGTATCCTTCTTCAG GGTCACATGTACCTCTTTGTTCGTTATCTTTGCTTTTATTCCAATATATTTGGATTTGAAACAAAG AAAATAATTCCCTTCAATGAAATTAcaagtgttaaaagagcaaagaCTGCAGGAATCTTTCCTAATGCAATAGAAATTTTTGCTGGAGGAAGAAAG TACTTCTTTGCGTCATTCCTATCTCGTGATGAAGCTTTCAAGCTCATTAATGATGGATGGGTGCAGCATGGTAATGGAGCCAAAGAAATTAGAGAGCAACAG GAACCCATGTCTGAGTCCAGCAGCCAAGAGAATGGATTTGTTGCAATTGAAAAGGTCAATAGCTCCAAAAACCTAATAAATGACATGGAATCTATAGACAG GGATGAGGATGTTCCCACTTCTAGTGATTCTAAGCTTCCATCCAATTCGGAAAATGATGCAGAAGCAGGTCCTGAATCAGTTATAATTACCAGGTCTTCAGCTTCGGCAGATACTTGTTCCTGGAAGCCAGAGAACTGTGATGCGCCAAAGG TTCCTGAAGATTTTACCAAGGTTGCAGAAACAAAGTTTCCG ATTAAGGTAGAGGAGTTcttcaagttatatttttcAGATAATGCTGTTAATTTCATTGAATCTTTTCATAGAAGATGTGGAGATAAAG AATTCAGGTGCTCTTCATGGTGTCCTCATGACAAATTTGGACATGTTCGTGATGTGTCATTTCAACATccaataaaaatatactttg GTGCAAAATTTGGTAGCTGCCAGGAGACCCAGAAGTTTCGAGTTTACAGAAACAG TCATCTGGTTATGGAGACATCACAAGAGATCAATGATGTACCTTATGGTGATTATTTCCATGTAGAG GGGCTTTGGGATGTAGAAAGGGATATTGATGGCCCTCAAGAAGGCTGCATTTTGAGGGTTTATGTGAATGTGGCTTTTAGCAAGAGAACTGTTTGGAAAG CATATGGTACAGGGAAAATAGTGCAGTCTACTGTGGAAGAATGTCGAGAAGCTTATGCAACATGGATAGACATG GCACACGAATTGTTTAAGGAGAGCCTTGATAAACAAGGAG GGGTAGATTCTTCTAGAAGTTCAGCTGAAAATGGTGAACTCCAAATCGAAAGGGAAGTGGCAACCAAGGAACCTTCAGAAAGATCTCATAACTTGAGTGATACAGTTAGGACATTGCGAATGTCTGATTCGCTGGATGTTAACCAACGAATTGGCACTCTTTTGCAAGGAAGTTTGAGTAGTGCTTCATCCATCGCATCTTTGTTAAGAGAGTTTGTGAGGAAATCCTACTCATACTTGACAAGCCAAGGCCATATTTCACTAGTCTTAGCTGTTGCCTTTGCTGTGATCTTCCTGATGCAG GTGAGCATTCTTGTGCTACTAAGCAGACCGCAACACATTCATGTGAGTTATCCGGCAGAGTCTACAGGTGGCATGGGTGGTGGAGCCGGTGAAAGGCCAACCGAAGCTGTGGCGTGGTTAGAGAAACGGATGCATCACCTTAAGGAGGAGATGGTCATGGTCGAAGCTCGGTTAGAGAGGATGTGGCATGAGCACGCTGCTTTAAAAGCACAGTTAAAAGAACTGGGGTACCCAAAGAAGCATAGATAA
- the LOC18614476 gene encoding protein VASCULAR ASSOCIATED DEATH 1, chloroplastic isoform X2 has protein sequence MAVASAAAERIDLPRPPMDPSLSKLASDVVSESSTSPNASSPAGTPDRNDPSSSSPNLNYRDVETQSAAALRSEEYRQLFRLPAEEFLVQDFNCAYQESILLQGHMYLFVRYLCFYSNIFGFETKKIIPFNEITSVKRAKTAGIFPNAIEIFAGGRKYFFASFLSRDEAFKLINDGWVQHGNGAKEIREQQEPMSESSSQENGFVAIEKVNSSKNLINDMESIDRDEDVPTSSDSKLPSNSENDAEAGPESVIITRSSASADTCSWKPENCDAPKVPEDFTKVAETKFPIKVEEFFKLYFSDNAVNFIESFHRRCGDKEFRCSSWCPHDKFGHVRDVSFQHPIKIYFGAKFGSCQETQKFRVYRNSHLVMETSQEINDVPYGDYFHVEGLWDVERDIDGPQEGCILRVYVNVAFSKRTVWKGKIVQSTVEECREAYATWIDMAHELFKESLDKQGGVDSSRSSAENGELQIEREVATKEPSERSHNLSDTVRTLRMSDSLDVNQRIGTLLQGSLSSASSIASLLREFVRKSYSYLTSQGHISLVLAVAFAVIFLMQVSILVLLSRPQHIHVSYPAESTGGMGGGAGERPTEAVAWLEKRMHHLKEEMVMVEARLERMWHEHAALKAQLKELGYPKKHR, from the exons ATGGCAGTGGCGTCTGCTGCCGCCGAGAGGATCGATCTGCCGAGGCCACCCATGGATCCTTCTCTTTCGAAATTAGCTTCCGACGTCGTTTCCGAATCTTCAACTTCGCCTAACGCTTCGTCTCCCGCCGGCACGCCCGATCGCAACGACCCTTCCAGTTCTTCGCCTAACCTTAATTACAGAGATGTTGAAACTCAG TCTGCAGCAGCATTAAGGAGTGAAGAATACCGCCAACTGTTTAGGCTTCCAGCGGAAGAG TTCCTTGTTCAAGATTTTAATTGTGCATACCAAGAGAGTATCCTTCTTCAG GGTCACATGTACCTCTTTGTTCGTTATCTTTGCTTTTATTCCAATATATTTGGATTTGAAACAAAG AAAATAATTCCCTTCAATGAAATTAcaagtgttaaaagagcaaagaCTGCAGGAATCTTTCCTAATGCAATAGAAATTTTTGCTGGAGGAAGAAAG TACTTCTTTGCGTCATTCCTATCTCGTGATGAAGCTTTCAAGCTCATTAATGATGGATGGGTGCAGCATGGTAATGGAGCCAAAGAAATTAGAGAGCAACAG GAACCCATGTCTGAGTCCAGCAGCCAAGAGAATGGATTTGTTGCAATTGAAAAGGTCAATAGCTCCAAAAACCTAATAAATGACATGGAATCTATAGACAG GGATGAGGATGTTCCCACTTCTAGTGATTCTAAGCTTCCATCCAATTCGGAAAATGATGCAGAAGCAGGTCCTGAATCAGTTATAATTACCAGGTCTTCAGCTTCGGCAGATACTTGTTCCTGGAAGCCAGAGAACTGTGATGCGCCAAAGG TTCCTGAAGATTTTACCAAGGTTGCAGAAACAAAGTTTCCG ATTAAGGTAGAGGAGTTcttcaagttatatttttcAGATAATGCTGTTAATTTCATTGAATCTTTTCATAGAAGATGTGGAGATAAAG AATTCAGGTGCTCTTCATGGTGTCCTCATGACAAATTTGGACATGTTCGTGATGTGTCATTTCAACATccaataaaaatatactttg GTGCAAAATTTGGTAGCTGCCAGGAGACCCAGAAGTTTCGAGTTTACAGAAACAG TCATCTGGTTATGGAGACATCACAAGAGATCAATGATGTACCTTATGGTGATTATTTCCATGTAGAG GGGCTTTGGGATGTAGAAAGGGATATTGATGGCCCTCAAGAAGGCTGCATTTTGAGGGTTTATGTGAATGTGGCTTTTAGCAAGAGAACTGTTTGGAAAG GGAAAATAGTGCAGTCTACTGTGGAAGAATGTCGAGAAGCTTATGCAACATGGATAGACATG GCACACGAATTGTTTAAGGAGAGCCTTGATAAACAAGGAG GGGTAGATTCTTCTAGAAGTTCAGCTGAAAATGGTGAACTCCAAATCGAAAGGGAAGTGGCAACCAAGGAACCTTCAGAAAGATCTCATAACTTGAGTGATACAGTTAGGACATTGCGAATGTCTGATTCGCTGGATGTTAACCAACGAATTGGCACTCTTTTGCAAGGAAGTTTGAGTAGTGCTTCATCCATCGCATCTTTGTTAAGAGAGTTTGTGAGGAAATCCTACTCATACTTGACAAGCCAAGGCCATATTTCACTAGTCTTAGCTGTTGCCTTTGCTGTGATCTTCCTGATGCAG GTGAGCATTCTTGTGCTACTAAGCAGACCGCAACACATTCATGTGAGTTATCCGGCAGAGTCTACAGGTGGCATGGGTGGTGGAGCCGGTGAAAGGCCAACCGAAGCTGTGGCGTGGTTAGAGAAACGGATGCATCACCTTAAGGAGGAGATGGTCATGGTCGAAGCTCGGTTAGAGAGGATGTGGCATGAGCACGCTGCTTTAAAAGCACAGTTAAAAGAACTGGGGTACCCAAAGAAGCATAGATAA